The Taeniopygia guttata chromosome 6, bTaeGut7.mat, whole genome shotgun sequence genome contains a region encoding:
- the EIF3F gene encoding eukaryotic translation initiation factor 3 subunit F → MAATAPGAAPPAAAPPQSPTAAPPAPAGSAPPAAAPAPPAAPAPPPAAPLSAALSGPFPGGRVVRLHPVVLASIVDSFERRNEGAARVIGTLLGTVDKHSVEVTNCFSVPHNESEDEVAVDMEFAKNMYELHKKVSPSEIILGWYATGHDITEHSVLIHEYYSREAHNPIHLTVDTSLQNSRMSIKAYVSAPMGVPGKTMGVMFTPLTVKYVYYDTERIGVDLIMKTCFSPNRVIGLSSDLQQVGSASARIQDTLTMVLQYAEDVLSGKVAADNTVGRFLMDLINQVPKISPEDFETMLNSNINDLLMVTYLANLTQSQIALNEKLLSL, encoded by the exons ATGGCGGCTACAGCTCCCGGTGCGGCTCctcccgcggccgccccgccgcagAGTCCGACGGCggctccccccgccccggcgGGGAGCGCTCCCCCCGCggccgctccggccccgccggccgcgccggccccgccgccggccgcgccACTGTCAGCCGCGCTCTCGGGCCCCTTCCCCGGAGGCCGCGTGGTGCGGCTGCACCCAGTCGTGCTCGCCTCCATCGTGGACAGCTTCGAGCGGCGCAACGAGGGCGCGGCGCGGGTCATCGGGACGCTGCTGG GGACCGTGGACAAGCACTCGGTGGAGGTCACCAACTGCTTCTCCGTGCCGCACAACGAGTCCGAGGATGAG GTGGCTGTGGATATGGAATTTGCCAAAAACATGTATGAGTTGCACAAGAAAGTGTCTCCTAGCGAGATCATCTTGGGCTG GTATGCAACAGGTCATGACATCACGGAACACTCCGTCCTGATCCATGAGTATTACAGCCGGGAAGCACACAATCCCATCCACCTCACTGTGGACACAAGTCTCCAGAATTCACGCATGAGCATTAAAGCCTATGTCAG tgccCCAATGGGAGTCCCTGGTAAAACTATGGGCGTGATGTTCACACCCCTAACAGTGAAATATGTTTATTATGATACAGAGCGGATAGGAG TGGATCTTATAATGAAGACCTGCTTTAGCCCCAATCGTGTGATTGGCTTGTCCAGTGACTTGCAGCAGGTGGGGTCAGCGTCAGCCAGGATCCAGGACACCCTGACCATGGTGCTGCAGTACGCTGAGGATGTGCTG TCTGGCAAAGTGGCTGCTGACAACACTGTCGGGCGCTTCCTGATGGATCTTATTAACCAGGTGCCAAAGATTTCACCAGAGGACTTTGAGACCATGTTGAACAGCAATATCAAT